In Astatotilapia calliptera chromosome 16, fAstCal1.2, whole genome shotgun sequence, one genomic interval encodes:
- the hao2 gene encoding 2-Hydroxyacid oxidase 2 isoform X1: MCQERSSAKRMNNCNREGVCCGEMQMVCLTDFEEYAKEHLSKATWDYYAAGADECCTRDDNLLAYKRIRLRPRILRDVSVSDTRTTVQGTEISFPVGIAPTAFHCLAWHEGEVATARATEALNTCYITSTYSTCSVEEIVAAAPNGYRWFQLYVYRDRKLSEQMVHRVEALGYKALVLTVDVPYTGKRRNDIRNQFKLPPHLKVKNFDGVFQETAGPEEYGIPANTLDPSISWKDVYWLQSITRLPIIIKGILTKEDAELAVEHGVQGIIVSNHGGRQLDGGPASIDALPEIVDTVQGRIEVYVDGGIRTGSDVLKALALGAKCVFIGRPAVWGLAYKGEEGVRDVLQILNDEFRLSMALSGCRNVAEINRNLIQFSKL, from the exons AGAGGGAGTTTGTTGTGGAGAGATGCAGATGGTATGCCTGACAGACTTTGAGGAGTATGCTAAGGAGCATCTCTCAAAGGCCACCTGGGATTATTATGCAGCTGGAGCAGATGAATGCTGCACCAGGGACGACAATCTGCTGGCTTACAAAAG GATCCGTCTGAGGCCTCGTATCCTGCGGGACGTGTCAGTGAGCGACACACGGACCACTGTGCAGGGGACAGAAATCAGCTTTCCTGTCGGTATCGCACCTACTGCCTTTCACTGCCTGGCCTGGCATGAAGGAGAGGTAGCCACAGCTCGGG CCACCGAGGCGCTCAACACCTGCTACATCACCAGCACATATTCCACATGTTCAGTGGAGGAGATCGTGGCGGCAGCACCCAACGGTTACCGCTGGTTCCAGCTGTATGTGTACCGAGACAGGAAGCTGTCGGAACAAATGGTGCACCGCGTAGAGGCGCTCGGGTACAAGGCATTGGTCCTCACTGTCGACGTCCCCTATACTGGAAAGCGCCGCAATGACATTCGCAACCAGTTCAAACTTCCACCACATCTCAAAGTAAAGAACTTTGATGGAGTATTTCAG GAGACAGCAGGCCCAGAGGAGTATGGGATACCAGCGAACACCCTGGACCCCTCAATCAGCTGGAAGGACGTCTACTGGCTACAGTCCATCACACGCCTACCTATCATTATCAAGGGTATCCTGACCAAGGAGGATGCTGAGCTGGCCGTGGAACATGGTGTTCAGGGCATCATCGTGTCAAACCACGGGGGGAGACAGCTGGACGGAGGCCCAGCCTCG ATTGATGCGCTGCCAGAGATTGTGGACACTGTACAAGGCAGAATTGAGGTCTATGTTGACGGAGGAatcagaacaggaagtgatgtacTGAAAGCGCTGGCCTTGGGAGCCAAGTGTGTTTTCATTGGCCGTCCAGCAGTGTGGGGCCTCGCATACAAG GGAGAAGAAGGAGTGAGGGACGTACTGCAAATCCTAAACGATGAGTTCCGTCTGTCTATGGCTCTATCAG GTTGCAGGAATGTAGCTGAAATCAACAGGAACCTCATTCAGTTTTCCAAGCTGTGA
- the hao2 gene encoding 2-Hydroxyacid oxidase 2 isoform X2 — protein MQMVCLTDFEEYAKEHLSKATWDYYAAGADECCTRDDNLLAYKRIRLRPRILRDVSVSDTRTTVQGTEISFPVGIAPTAFHCLAWHEGEVATARATEALNTCYITSTYSTCSVEEIVAAAPNGYRWFQLYVYRDRKLSEQMVHRVEALGYKALVLTVDVPYTGKRRNDIRNQFKLPPHLKVKNFDGVFQETAGPEEYGIPANTLDPSISWKDVYWLQSITRLPIIIKGILTKEDAELAVEHGVQGIIVSNHGGRQLDGGPASIDALPEIVDTVQGRIEVYVDGGIRTGSDVLKALALGAKCVFIGRPAVWGLAYKGEEGVRDVLQILNDEFRLSMALSGCRNVAEINRNLIQFSKL, from the exons ATGCAGATGGTATGCCTGACAGACTTTGAGGAGTATGCTAAGGAGCATCTCTCAAAGGCCACCTGGGATTATTATGCAGCTGGAGCAGATGAATGCTGCACCAGGGACGACAATCTGCTGGCTTACAAAAG GATCCGTCTGAGGCCTCGTATCCTGCGGGACGTGTCAGTGAGCGACACACGGACCACTGTGCAGGGGACAGAAATCAGCTTTCCTGTCGGTATCGCACCTACTGCCTTTCACTGCCTGGCCTGGCATGAAGGAGAGGTAGCCACAGCTCGGG CCACCGAGGCGCTCAACACCTGCTACATCACCAGCACATATTCCACATGTTCAGTGGAGGAGATCGTGGCGGCAGCACCCAACGGTTACCGCTGGTTCCAGCTGTATGTGTACCGAGACAGGAAGCTGTCGGAACAAATGGTGCACCGCGTAGAGGCGCTCGGGTACAAGGCATTGGTCCTCACTGTCGACGTCCCCTATACTGGAAAGCGCCGCAATGACATTCGCAACCAGTTCAAACTTCCACCACATCTCAAAGTAAAGAACTTTGATGGAGTATTTCAG GAGACAGCAGGCCCAGAGGAGTATGGGATACCAGCGAACACCCTGGACCCCTCAATCAGCTGGAAGGACGTCTACTGGCTACAGTCCATCACACGCCTACCTATCATTATCAAGGGTATCCTGACCAAGGAGGATGCTGAGCTGGCCGTGGAACATGGTGTTCAGGGCATCATCGTGTCAAACCACGGGGGGAGACAGCTGGACGGAGGCCCAGCCTCG ATTGATGCGCTGCCAGAGATTGTGGACACTGTACAAGGCAGAATTGAGGTCTATGTTGACGGAGGAatcagaacaggaagtgatgtacTGAAAGCGCTGGCCTTGGGAGCCAAGTGTGTTTTCATTGGCCGTCCAGCAGTGTGGGGCCTCGCATACAAG GGAGAAGAAGGAGTGAGGGACGTACTGCAAATCCTAAACGATGAGTTCCGTCTGTCTATGGCTCTATCAG GTTGCAGGAATGTAGCTGAAATCAACAGGAACCTCATTCAGTTTTCCAAGCTGTGA